A genome region from Hevea brasiliensis isolate MT/VB/25A 57/8 chromosome 7, ASM3005281v1, whole genome shotgun sequence includes the following:
- the LOC110673717 gene encoding STOREKEEPER protein, with translation MAIKRVSENPPPASFEEEEEEEDDSTEENDSVVYEQNDVADVKEDDDEGPQESPVLNKSAVPATPPKSSSATESDSESTQPSLSPSAFTIKLHKRTSKPNKSVLKRPADSDIIAWERPSKKNKATGGGDEEEVKKGSVIQRLWSEDDEIAILNGLSQYKSEKGADPYADMGDFHEFIEKSLHVDVSKNQLIDKIRRLKKKYQNNLERGENGRDPVFSKPHDVKSFELSKKFWDGGKSNEKNDSVNRSGKVNSSNGGGGGGGGVTLALANQRKGNQLRPRKEMQAPNRQVKIEENHQVKGDEKMQEKGEDAEEELWEMYPFLSESLEMDCLSEGVKVILRQQMGMIEKGKLKELEDKWKRLKQAELELFVQRMELAHEQVKLSLDSIKSGES, from the coding sequence ATGGCTATTAAGCGTGTCTCTGAAAATCCGCCACCTGCCTCTttcgaagaggaagaagaagaggaagacgaCTCAACCGAAGAAAACGACAGCGTTGTGTACGAGCAAAACGATGTCGCTGATGTAAAAGAAGACGACGATGAGGGGCCACAGGAGTCGCCTGTGCTAAACAAGTCCGCTGTCCCTGCAACTCCTCCAAAATCCAGCTCGGCTACTGAGTCAGACTCCGAGTCGACTCAGCCATCTCTTTCCCCTTCCGCCTTCACCATCAAGCTCCATAAACGCACTTCAAAGCCTAACAAATCAGTTTTAAAGCGACCCGCGGACTCCGACATCATAGCCTGGGAAAGACCAAGTAAGAAAAATAAGGCGACCGGCGGTGGCGATGAGGAGGAGGTGAAGAAGGGGTCTGTGATCCAACGGCTGTGGAGCGAGGACGATGAGATAGCCATCTTAAACGGCTTGAGTCAGTACAAGTCCGAGAAAGGCGCCGATCCTTATGCCGATATGGGTGATTTCCATGAATTCATCGAGAAATCTCTACATGTGGATGTGTCGAAGAATCAACTCATAGACAAAATCAGAAGGCTGAAGAAAAAATACCAAAACAATCTCGAAAGAGGTGAAAATGGCCGAGACCCTGTTTTCTCTAAACCCCATGATGTCAAATCTTTCGAGCTCTCGAAGAAATTCTGGGATGGTGGCAAAAGTAATGAAAAAAATGATTCTGTAAATCGAAGTGGCAAGGTTAATAGCAGCAACGGCGGTGGCGGTGGCGGTGGTGGTGTTACCTTGGCGCTGGCAAATCAAAGGAAGGGGAATCAATTGAGACCCAGAAAGGAAATGCAGGCTCCGAACAGGCAAgtgaaaattgaagagaatcatcAAGTGAAGGGTGATGAAAAGATGCAAGAGAAGGGAGAGGATGCGGAGGAGGAACTGTGGGAAATGTATCCATTTTTGAGCGAGTCGCTAGAGATGGACTGCTTATCTGAGGGGGTGAAGGTGATTCTGAGGCAGCAGATGGGGATGAttgagaaagggaagttgaaggAGTTGGAGGACAAGTGGAAGAGGTTGAAACAAGCTGAATTGGAGTTGTTTGTGCAGAGGATGGAGTTGGCTCATGAACAAGTTAAGTTGAGTCTGGATTCAATCAAGTCTGGAGAGTCCTAG